The DNA region AATTTTGCCATGCCTTATAGCTACTACTTCACTACCTTGCAATACTAATCCACATTCTAAAGTATCTATTATATGGTATTCAAATCTAGCTTTTTTATTTTCTGCTATACTTTTCATTTTTATCCTTAAAACATATATAAAACACCGATTTTAGCAAATTTTTTATTAGTAATTAATTCAAATCTTAAATTTTTATAATCCTTATATGCTAAAAATTTAAGATTATTTTTATCAACACTTAATTTTAATCCAAAATTATCATTATTATAAATATATCCACCATTTAAGCCATAATTATTAATTCCAACAAAAAAACCTTTATATTCATATCCTAAAAAGAAATTTGTATATAAATGATTTTTTTTAAATTTATAACCTAAATCCAATTCGTAACTAAATTTATTATATTCAGCTAAATCAATTAAAGAAAATAAATCCTTATTAAATGTAAAAAGGCTTAATTTATGACTAAATTTATGATTCATCTCTAAAAATCTTAATCTAAAATCAATTCTATTAACATTATTTTCATATAAATAATAAATACCAATATTAGAAAAATTTTGTTTTTTATCAGTATTCAAACTTACAAATTTAGCCGGAACTAAACTATTTTTTAAATATACATTATATTGTTTAGCATATTCACTTAACGCTGAAGCACAATTTTTATGTAAAAATGTATATGTATCATATTTATCTTCTTCGTAAAAAAAAGCCGATATATTAGCTAGTTCTATATCACTAACATTAATATCATAACATGTTACATTTCTATTATCTTTACGATAAAACCCTATTAATTTATCCCTTTCTAAAATCTCAAAAATTGCCTTTGTACCAAATAAAGCCTTAAAATTACTAGCTATATCCATGTTACTATCAAGGTTAAAACTAGCAGCTCTATCACCGTAAGCTAAAAA from Campylobacter sp. MG1 includes:
- a CDS encoding DUF4105 domain-containing protein, whose protein sequence is MKFVILLFLPLLLLANRLEICYVDEDYKRVETFFGHIFLAYGDRAASFNLDSNMDIASNFKALFGTKAIFEILERDKLIGFYRKDNRNVTCYDINVSDIELANISAFFYEEDKYDTYTFLHKNCASALSEYAKQYNVYLKNSLVPAKFVSLNTDKKQNFSNIGIYYLYENNVNRIDFRLRFLEMNHKFSHKLSLFTFNKDLFSLIDLAEYNKFSYELDLGYKFKKNHLYTNFFLGYEYKGFFVGINNYGLNGGYIYNNDNFGLKLSVDKNNLKFLAYKDYKNLRFELITNKKFAKIGVLYMF